From one Musa acuminata AAA Group cultivar baxijiao chromosome BXJ2-6, Cavendish_Baxijiao_AAA, whole genome shotgun sequence genomic stretch:
- the LOC135615317 gene encoding NAC domain-containing protein 83-like, protein MESKPSFLRHGVLRLPPGFRFHPTDEELVVQYLRRKVFCCPLPASIIPEINLAKLDPWDLPGGCEEERYCFNLREAKYRNGSWSNRAARSGYWKATRKDRQITSPRCSQVVGMKKVLVFYRGKPPTGTKTDWVMHEYRLAGTESTAQRHNSTHSGDWVLCRIFKKKRATKMDVETEEGDELPVTNSGIDFMGQRDRDQNHSSSLSESSCITELSDGSSNGEETSSRSSIPQGSES, encoded by the exons ATGGAGAGCAAGCCAAGCTTCTTGAGGCATGGAGTGCTGAGGCTCCCCCCTGGGTTCAGGTTCCACCCCACTGATGAAGAGCTTGTGGTTCAGTACCTCAGGAGGAAAGTCTTCTGCTGCCCCTTGCCCGCCTCCATCATCCCCGAGATCAACCTCGCAAAACTCGATCCATGGGATTTACCCG GTGGGTGCGAGGAGGAGAGATACTGCTTCAATCTGAGGGAGGCAAAGTACCGGAACGGGAGCTGGTCGAACCGCGCGGCCAGGTCCGGGTACTGGAAGGCCACGAGGAAGGACAGGCAGATCACATCTCCAAGGTGCAGCCAGGTTGTgggaatgaagaaggttttggtcTTCTATAGAGGGAAGCCTCCCACCGGGACCAAGACTGATTGGGTCATGCATGAGTACCGGCTTGCCGGCACCGAGTCTACAGCCCAGAGACATAACTCCACTCAT AGCGGAGATTGGGTACTCTGTcgcattttcaagaagaaaagagCTACCAAGATGGATGTTGAGACTGAAGAAGGGGACGAATTGCCAGTTACAAATAGTGGCATTGACTTCATGGGACAGAGAGATAGAGATCAAAATCATTCTTCGTCCTTGTCCGAATCAAGCTGCATCACCGAGCTCTCTGATGGATCCAGCAATGGGGAGGAAACCAGTTCTCGCAGTTCAATTCCACAAGGAAGTGAGTCCTAG